One genomic window of Helicobacter canis includes the following:
- a CDS encoding glucose-6-phosphate isomerase: MISFHTSYAKVDSSSVLEAIKAESSSGASGYYKLPFDTLALESALAYSTREYFSSITDLVIIGVGGSSLGTRAVYAALGHSCRSATRRVHFLEHTDPFETKRVLESITLKSTHFLLISKSGTTIESISLVKFLITHFDLLSSANKQHLSCITDSGSPLESFAKEQGLECFTIPANVGGRFSVLSLVGLVPLSLLGLDISALLQGARAMMESFFAGKEGHIIDKAAFLAKHHKQYPISVLFSYGSVFGELNRWFVQLWGESLGKHNAQGEQVGLTPVGLVGSIDQHSFLQLIVQGARDKVVSFLSLSDECDKVDSSAFVVPNCSLESLESTDFVNGTAFLRLLNLQKQATLETLESLAIPTDSITLESLDAWHIGALVVYFELLTSCTGVLLGVNAYDQPGVEFGKRRLRTYFA, translated from the coding sequence ATGATTAGCTTCCACACTTCCTATGCCAAAGTGGATTCTAGCTCTGTGCTTGAAGCTATCAAGGCAGAATCTAGCAGTGGAGCAAGCGGCTACTACAAGCTCCCCTTTGACACACTTGCCCTAGAATCCGCTTTAGCATATAGCACGCGCGAGTATTTCTCAAGCATCACAGATCTTGTCATCATCGGTGTGGGTGGCAGCTCGCTAGGCACGCGGGCGGTGTATGCGGCTTTGGGGCATTCTTGCAGAAGTGCTACTAGGCGCGTGCATTTTTTGGAGCATACAGATCCCTTTGAGACCAAGCGCGTGCTAGAATCCATCACGCTAAAAAGCACGCATTTTTTGCTTATCTCTAAATCCGGCACGACCATTGAGAGCATTTCTCTAGTGAAGTTTCTTATCACGCATTTTGATTTACTAAGCAGCGCAAACAAGCAGCATTTATCCTGTATCACAGACTCTGGCTCGCCGCTAGAGAGCTTTGCCAAGGAGCAGGGGCTAGAGTGCTTCACAATCCCTGCTAATGTGGGCGGGCGATTTTCGGTGCTTTCTTTAGTGGGGCTTGTGCCTTTAAGCTTGCTTGGGCTTGATATTAGCGCACTTTTGCAAGGAGCGCGCGCGATGATGGAGAGCTTTTTTGCTGGCAAAGAGGGGCATATCATCGATAAAGCCGCCTTTTTAGCCAAGCACCACAAGCAATATCCCATAAGCGTGTTGTTTTCTTATGGGAGTGTGTTTGGCGAGCTTAATCGCTGGTTTGTGCAGCTCTGGGGGGAAAGCTTGGGCAAGCATAATGCGCAGGGCGAGCAAGTGGGGCTTACACCTGTGGGGCTTGTAGGCAGTATCGATCAGCATTCATTCTTGCAGCTTATCGTGCAAGGAGCGCGTGATAAGGTGGTGAGCTTTTTGTCTTTAAGCGATGAGTGCGATAAGGTGGATTCTAGCGCGTTTGTGGTGCCAAACTGCTCCCTAGAGTCCCTAGAATCCACCGATTTTGTCAATGGCACGGCATTTTTGCGCTTGCTCAATCTCCAAAAGCAAGCGACTTTAGAGACGCTAGAGTCGCTTGCTATCCCCACAGATTCTATCACGCTAGAGAGCTTAGATGCGTGGCATATCGGCGCGCTTGTGGTGTATTTTGAGCTTTTGACTTCTTGCACGGGGGTGTTGCTGGGGGTTAATGCCTACGATCAGCCCGGAGTGGAGTTTGGGAAGCGGAGGTTGCGAACTTATTTTGCTTAA